One genomic window of Meles meles chromosome 15, mMelMel3.1 paternal haplotype, whole genome shotgun sequence includes the following:
- the EIF2B4 gene encoding translation initiation factor eIF-2B subunit delta isoform X4 codes for MAAVAVAVREDSGSGMKAELSTRPGAAGREMTQEEKLQLRKEKKQQKKKRKEEKGAEPETGSAVPAAQCQGPTKELPGPGSQLAPAGEKVPTGRSKAELRAERRAKQEAERALKQARKGEQGGPPPRACPSTAGETPSGVKRLPEHTQVDDLTLLRRLAKKPEQQQVPTRNDYGSKVSLFSHLPQYSRQNSLTQYMSIPSSVIHPAMVRLGLQYSQGLVSGSNARCIALLRALQQVIQDYTTPPNEELSRDLVNKLKPYFSFLAQCRPLSASMYNAIKFLNKEITGVSSSKREEEAKSELRAAIDRYVQEKIVLAAKAISSFACKKISNGDVILVYGCSSLVSRILQEAWAEDRRFRVVVVDSRPRLEGRHTLRFLVRAGVPASYLLIPAASYVLPEVSKVLLGAHALLANGSVMSRVGTAQLALVARAHNVPVLVCCETYKFCERVQTDAFVSNELGDPDDLLCERGERVALANWQNHLSLRLLNLVYDVTPPELVDLVITELGMIPCSSVPVVLRVKSGDQ; via the exons ATGGCTGCCGTGGCTGTGGCTGTTCGTGAGG ACTCGGGGTCTGGGATGAAGGCGGAGCTTTCTACTCGGCCTGGG GCAGCAGGGAGGGAGATGACCCAAGAAGAGAAGCTGCAGCTtcggaaggaaaagaaacagcagAAGAAGAAACggaaggaggaaaagggagcGGAACCAGAAACTGGCTCTGCTGTACCTGCAGCCCAGTGTCAAG GCCCAACCAAAGAACTGCCAGGACCAGGCAGTCAGCTGGCTCCTGCTGGGGAGAAAGTTCCAACTGGTCGAAGTAAAGCTGAACTTCGTGCTGAACGGCGAGCTAAGCAGGAGGCTGAGCGGGCCCTGAAACAGGCAAGGAAAGGGGAACAAGGGGGGCCACCTCCTCGGGCCTGCCCCAGCACAGCTGGAGAAACCCCCTCAG GAGTGAAGCGTCTGCCTGAACACACTCAGGTCGATGACCTCACACTTCTGAGAAGGCTTGCTAAAAAACCAGAGCAACAACAG GTTCCTACACGAAACGATTATGGATCCAAAGTCAGTCTTTTCTCCCATCTACCCCAGTACAGCAGACAAAACTCTCTGACTCAGTATATGAG CATCCCGTCCTCTGTGATCCACCCAGCCATGGTGCGACTCGGCCTGCAGTACTCCCAGGGCCTGGTCAGTGGCTCCAATGCCCGGTGTATTGCCCTGCTTCGTGCCTTGCAGCAG GTGATTCAGGATTACACAACACCTCCCAATGAAGAACTCTCAAGGGACTTAGTGAATAAACTAAAGCCCTACTTCAG CTTCCTGGCTCAGTGCCGTCCTCTGTCAGCAAGCATGTACAACGCCATCAAGTTCCTTAACAAGGAGATCACGGGTGTGAGCAGCTCCAAGCGGGAAGAAGAG GCCAAGTCGGAACTTCGAGCAGCCATTGATCGGTATGTGCAAGAGAAGATTGTGCTTGCAGCTAAGGCAATTTCCTCCTTTGCTTGTAAGAAGATCAGTAATGGAGATGTGATCCTCGTATATGGATG CTCATCTCTGGTATCCCGAATTCTTCAGGAGGCTTGGGCTGAGGACCGGCGGTTTCGGGTGGTAGTGGTGGACAGCCGGCCACGGCTGGAGGGAAGGCACACACTACGTTTTCTGGTCCGTGCTGGGGTCCCTGCCTCCTACCTGCTGATTCCTGCAGCCTCCTATGTGCTCCCAGAG GTTTCTAAGGTGCTGTTGGGAGCTCATGCACTCCTGGCCAACGGGTCTGTGATGTCACGGGTAGGGACAGCGCAGCTGGCCCTGGTGGCACGAGCGCACAATGTGCCAGTGCTGGTCTGCTGTGAAACATACAAGTTTTGTGAGCGTGTGCAGACTGATGCCTTTGTCTCTAATGAGCTAG GTGACCCTGATGATCTGCTGTGCGAGCGAGGAGAACGTGTGGCCCTGGCTAACTGGCAGAACCACCTGTCCCTACGGTTGTTGAATCTAGTCTATGATGTGACCCCGCCGGAACTGGTGGATCTGGTGATCACGGAGCTAGGAATGATTCCTTGCAGTTCTGTACCTGTTGTTCTACGAGTCAAGAGTGGCGACCAGTGA
- the EIF2B4 gene encoding translation initiation factor eIF-2B subunit delta isoform X3 yields MAAVAVAVREDSGSGMKAELSTRPGAAGREMTQEEKLQLRKEKKQQKKKRKEEKGAEPETGSAVPAAQCQVGPTKELPGPGSQLAPAGEKVPTGRSKAELRAERRAKQEAERALKQARKGEQGGPPPRACPSTAGETPSGVKRLPEHTQVDDLTLLRRLAKKPEQQQVPTRNDYGSKVSLFSHLPQYSRQNSLTQYMSIPSSVIHPAMVRLGLQYSQGLVSGSNARCIALLRALQQVIQDYTTPPNEELSRDLVNKLKPYFSFLAQCRPLSASMYNAIKFLNKEITGVSSSKREEEAKSELRAAIDRYVQEKIVLAAKAISSFACKKISNGDVILVYGCSSLVSRILQEAWAEDRRFRVVVVDSRPRLEGRHTLRFLVRAGVPASYLLIPAASYVLPEVSKVLLGAHALLANGSVMSRVGTAQLALVARAHNVPVLVCCETYKFCERVQTDAFVSNELGDPDDLLCERGERVALANWQNHLSLRLLNLVYDVTPPELVDLVITELGMIPCSSVPVVLRVKSGDQ; encoded by the exons ATGGCTGCCGTGGCTGTGGCTGTTCGTGAGG ACTCGGGGTCTGGGATGAAGGCGGAGCTTTCTACTCGGCCTGGG GCAGCAGGGAGGGAGATGACCCAAGAAGAGAAGCTGCAGCTtcggaaggaaaagaaacagcagAAGAAGAAACggaaggaggaaaagggagcGGAACCAGAAACTGGCTCTGCTGTACCTGCAGCCCAGTGTCAAG taGGCCCAACCAAAGAACTGCCAGGACCAGGCAGTCAGCTGGCTCCTGCTGGGGAGAAAGTTCCAACTGGTCGAAGTAAAGCTGAACTTCGTGCTGAACGGCGAGCTAAGCAGGAGGCTGAGCGGGCCCTGAAACAGGCAAGGAAAGGGGAACAAGGGGGGCCACCTCCTCGGGCCTGCCCCAGCACAGCTGGAGAAACCCCCTCAG GAGTGAAGCGTCTGCCTGAACACACTCAGGTCGATGACCTCACACTTCTGAGAAGGCTTGCTAAAAAACCAGAGCAACAACAG GTTCCTACACGAAACGATTATGGATCCAAAGTCAGTCTTTTCTCCCATCTACCCCAGTACAGCAGACAAAACTCTCTGACTCAGTATATGAG CATCCCGTCCTCTGTGATCCACCCAGCCATGGTGCGACTCGGCCTGCAGTACTCCCAGGGCCTGGTCAGTGGCTCCAATGCCCGGTGTATTGCCCTGCTTCGTGCCTTGCAGCAG GTGATTCAGGATTACACAACACCTCCCAATGAAGAACTCTCAAGGGACTTAGTGAATAAACTAAAGCCCTACTTCAG CTTCCTGGCTCAGTGCCGTCCTCTGTCAGCAAGCATGTACAACGCCATCAAGTTCCTTAACAAGGAGATCACGGGTGTGAGCAGCTCCAAGCGGGAAGAAGAG GCCAAGTCGGAACTTCGAGCAGCCATTGATCGGTATGTGCAAGAGAAGATTGTGCTTGCAGCTAAGGCAATTTCCTCCTTTGCTTGTAAGAAGATCAGTAATGGAGATGTGATCCTCGTATATGGATG CTCATCTCTGGTATCCCGAATTCTTCAGGAGGCTTGGGCTGAGGACCGGCGGTTTCGGGTGGTAGTGGTGGACAGCCGGCCACGGCTGGAGGGAAGGCACACACTACGTTTTCTGGTCCGTGCTGGGGTCCCTGCCTCCTACCTGCTGATTCCTGCAGCCTCCTATGTGCTCCCAGAG GTTTCTAAGGTGCTGTTGGGAGCTCATGCACTCCTGGCCAACGGGTCTGTGATGTCACGGGTAGGGACAGCGCAGCTGGCCCTGGTGGCACGAGCGCACAATGTGCCAGTGCTGGTCTGCTGTGAAACATACAAGTTTTGTGAGCGTGTGCAGACTGATGCCTTTGTCTCTAATGAGCTAG GTGACCCTGATGATCTGCTGTGCGAGCGAGGAGAACGTGTGGCCCTGGCTAACTGGCAGAACCACCTGTCCCTACGGTTGTTGAATCTAGTCTATGATGTGACCCCGCCGGAACTGGTGGATCTGGTGATCACGGAGCTAGGAATGATTCCTTGCAGTTCTGTACCTGTTGTTCTACGAGTCAAGAGTGGCGACCAGTGA
- the EIF2B4 gene encoding translation initiation factor eIF-2B subunit delta isoform X1, with protein sequence MPTQQPAAPGTSPSKPSRSLSGSLCSLFSDADSGSGMKAELSTRPGAAGREMTQEEKLQLRKEKKQQKKKRKEEKGAEPETGSAVPAAQCQVGPTKELPGPGSQLAPAGEKVPTGRSKAELRAERRAKQEAERALKQARKGEQGGPPPRACPSTAGETPSGVKRLPEHTQVDDLTLLRRLAKKPEQQQVPTRNDYGSKVSLFSHLPQYSRQNSLTQYMSIPSSVIHPAMVRLGLQYSQGLVSGSNARCIALLRALQQVIQDYTTPPNEELSRDLVNKLKPYFSFLAQCRPLSASMYNAIKFLNKEITGVSSSKREEEAKSELRAAIDRYVQEKIVLAAKAISSFACKKISNGDVILVYGCSSLVSRILQEAWAEDRRFRVVVVDSRPRLEGRHTLRFLVRAGVPASYLLIPAASYVLPEVSKVLLGAHALLANGSVMSRVGTAQLALVARAHNVPVLVCCETYKFCERVQTDAFVSNELGDPDDLLCERGERVALANWQNHLSLRLLNLVYDVTPPELVDLVITELGMIPCSSVPVVLRVKSGDQ encoded by the exons ATGCCGACCCAGCAGCCAGCTGCGCCGGGTACGAGCCCCTCCAAACCCTCCCGGAGCCTCTCTGGCTCACTTTGTTCCCTGTTTTCTGATGCAGACTCGGGGTCTGGGATGAAGGCGGAGCTTTCTACTCGGCCTGGG GCAGCAGGGAGGGAGATGACCCAAGAAGAGAAGCTGCAGCTtcggaaggaaaagaaacagcagAAGAAGAAACggaaggaggaaaagggagcGGAACCAGAAACTGGCTCTGCTGTACCTGCAGCCCAGTGTCAAG taGGCCCAACCAAAGAACTGCCAGGACCAGGCAGTCAGCTGGCTCCTGCTGGGGAGAAAGTTCCAACTGGTCGAAGTAAAGCTGAACTTCGTGCTGAACGGCGAGCTAAGCAGGAGGCTGAGCGGGCCCTGAAACAGGCAAGGAAAGGGGAACAAGGGGGGCCACCTCCTCGGGCCTGCCCCAGCACAGCTGGAGAAACCCCCTCAG GAGTGAAGCGTCTGCCTGAACACACTCAGGTCGATGACCTCACACTTCTGAGAAGGCTTGCTAAAAAACCAGAGCAACAACAG GTTCCTACACGAAACGATTATGGATCCAAAGTCAGTCTTTTCTCCCATCTACCCCAGTACAGCAGACAAAACTCTCTGACTCAGTATATGAG CATCCCGTCCTCTGTGATCCACCCAGCCATGGTGCGACTCGGCCTGCAGTACTCCCAGGGCCTGGTCAGTGGCTCCAATGCCCGGTGTATTGCCCTGCTTCGTGCCTTGCAGCAG GTGATTCAGGATTACACAACACCTCCCAATGAAGAACTCTCAAGGGACTTAGTGAATAAACTAAAGCCCTACTTCAG CTTCCTGGCTCAGTGCCGTCCTCTGTCAGCAAGCATGTACAACGCCATCAAGTTCCTTAACAAGGAGATCACGGGTGTGAGCAGCTCCAAGCGGGAAGAAGAG GCCAAGTCGGAACTTCGAGCAGCCATTGATCGGTATGTGCAAGAGAAGATTGTGCTTGCAGCTAAGGCAATTTCCTCCTTTGCTTGTAAGAAGATCAGTAATGGAGATGTGATCCTCGTATATGGATG CTCATCTCTGGTATCCCGAATTCTTCAGGAGGCTTGGGCTGAGGACCGGCGGTTTCGGGTGGTAGTGGTGGACAGCCGGCCACGGCTGGAGGGAAGGCACACACTACGTTTTCTGGTCCGTGCTGGGGTCCCTGCCTCCTACCTGCTGATTCCTGCAGCCTCCTATGTGCTCCCAGAG GTTTCTAAGGTGCTGTTGGGAGCTCATGCACTCCTGGCCAACGGGTCTGTGATGTCACGGGTAGGGACAGCGCAGCTGGCCCTGGTGGCACGAGCGCACAATGTGCCAGTGCTGGTCTGCTGTGAAACATACAAGTTTTGTGAGCGTGTGCAGACTGATGCCTTTGTCTCTAATGAGCTAG GTGACCCTGATGATCTGCTGTGCGAGCGAGGAGAACGTGTGGCCCTGGCTAACTGGCAGAACCACCTGTCCCTACGGTTGTTGAATCTAGTCTATGATGTGACCCCGCCGGAACTGGTGGATCTGGTGATCACGGAGCTAGGAATGATTCCTTGCAGTTCTGTACCTGTTGTTCTACGAGTCAAGAGTGGCGACCAGTGA
- the EIF2B4 gene encoding translation initiation factor eIF-2B subunit delta isoform X2, giving the protein MPTQQPAAPGTSPSKPSRSLSGSLCSLFSDADSGSGMKAELSTRPGAAGREMTQEEKLQLRKEKKQQKKKRKEEKGAEPETGSAVPAAQCQGPTKELPGPGSQLAPAGEKVPTGRSKAELRAERRAKQEAERALKQARKGEQGGPPPRACPSTAGETPSGVKRLPEHTQVDDLTLLRRLAKKPEQQQVPTRNDYGSKVSLFSHLPQYSRQNSLTQYMSIPSSVIHPAMVRLGLQYSQGLVSGSNARCIALLRALQQVIQDYTTPPNEELSRDLVNKLKPYFSFLAQCRPLSASMYNAIKFLNKEITGVSSSKREEEAKSELRAAIDRYVQEKIVLAAKAISSFACKKISNGDVILVYGCSSLVSRILQEAWAEDRRFRVVVVDSRPRLEGRHTLRFLVRAGVPASYLLIPAASYVLPEVSKVLLGAHALLANGSVMSRVGTAQLALVARAHNVPVLVCCETYKFCERVQTDAFVSNELGDPDDLLCERGERVALANWQNHLSLRLLNLVYDVTPPELVDLVITELGMIPCSSVPVVLRVKSGDQ; this is encoded by the exons ATGCCGACCCAGCAGCCAGCTGCGCCGGGTACGAGCCCCTCCAAACCCTCCCGGAGCCTCTCTGGCTCACTTTGTTCCCTGTTTTCTGATGCAGACTCGGGGTCTGGGATGAAGGCGGAGCTTTCTACTCGGCCTGGG GCAGCAGGGAGGGAGATGACCCAAGAAGAGAAGCTGCAGCTtcggaaggaaaagaaacagcagAAGAAGAAACggaaggaggaaaagggagcGGAACCAGAAACTGGCTCTGCTGTACCTGCAGCCCAGTGTCAAG GCCCAACCAAAGAACTGCCAGGACCAGGCAGTCAGCTGGCTCCTGCTGGGGAGAAAGTTCCAACTGGTCGAAGTAAAGCTGAACTTCGTGCTGAACGGCGAGCTAAGCAGGAGGCTGAGCGGGCCCTGAAACAGGCAAGGAAAGGGGAACAAGGGGGGCCACCTCCTCGGGCCTGCCCCAGCACAGCTGGAGAAACCCCCTCAG GAGTGAAGCGTCTGCCTGAACACACTCAGGTCGATGACCTCACACTTCTGAGAAGGCTTGCTAAAAAACCAGAGCAACAACAG GTTCCTACACGAAACGATTATGGATCCAAAGTCAGTCTTTTCTCCCATCTACCCCAGTACAGCAGACAAAACTCTCTGACTCAGTATATGAG CATCCCGTCCTCTGTGATCCACCCAGCCATGGTGCGACTCGGCCTGCAGTACTCCCAGGGCCTGGTCAGTGGCTCCAATGCCCGGTGTATTGCCCTGCTTCGTGCCTTGCAGCAG GTGATTCAGGATTACACAACACCTCCCAATGAAGAACTCTCAAGGGACTTAGTGAATAAACTAAAGCCCTACTTCAG CTTCCTGGCTCAGTGCCGTCCTCTGTCAGCAAGCATGTACAACGCCATCAAGTTCCTTAACAAGGAGATCACGGGTGTGAGCAGCTCCAAGCGGGAAGAAGAG GCCAAGTCGGAACTTCGAGCAGCCATTGATCGGTATGTGCAAGAGAAGATTGTGCTTGCAGCTAAGGCAATTTCCTCCTTTGCTTGTAAGAAGATCAGTAATGGAGATGTGATCCTCGTATATGGATG CTCATCTCTGGTATCCCGAATTCTTCAGGAGGCTTGGGCTGAGGACCGGCGGTTTCGGGTGGTAGTGGTGGACAGCCGGCCACGGCTGGAGGGAAGGCACACACTACGTTTTCTGGTCCGTGCTGGGGTCCCTGCCTCCTACCTGCTGATTCCTGCAGCCTCCTATGTGCTCCCAGAG GTTTCTAAGGTGCTGTTGGGAGCTCATGCACTCCTGGCCAACGGGTCTGTGATGTCACGGGTAGGGACAGCGCAGCTGGCCCTGGTGGCACGAGCGCACAATGTGCCAGTGCTGGTCTGCTGTGAAACATACAAGTTTTGTGAGCGTGTGCAGACTGATGCCTTTGTCTCTAATGAGCTAG GTGACCCTGATGATCTGCTGTGCGAGCGAGGAGAACGTGTGGCCCTGGCTAACTGGCAGAACCACCTGTCCCTACGGTTGTTGAATCTAGTCTATGATGTGACCCCGCCGGAACTGGTGGATCTGGTGATCACGGAGCTAGGAATGATTCCTTGCAGTTCTGTACCTGTTGTTCTACGAGTCAAGAGTGGCGACCAGTGA
- the EIF2B4 gene encoding translation initiation factor eIF-2B subunit delta isoform X5: MTQEEKLQLRKEKKQQKKKRKEEKGAEPETGSAVPAAQCQVGPTKELPGPGSQLAPAGEKVPTGRSKAELRAERRAKQEAERALKQARKGEQGGPPPRACPSTAGETPSGVKRLPEHTQVDDLTLLRRLAKKPEQQQVPTRNDYGSKVSLFSHLPQYSRQNSLTQYMSIPSSVIHPAMVRLGLQYSQGLVSGSNARCIALLRALQQVIQDYTTPPNEELSRDLVNKLKPYFSFLAQCRPLSASMYNAIKFLNKEITGVSSSKREEEAKSELRAAIDRYVQEKIVLAAKAISSFACKKISNGDVILVYGCSSLVSRILQEAWAEDRRFRVVVVDSRPRLEGRHTLRFLVRAGVPASYLLIPAASYVLPEVSKVLLGAHALLANGSVMSRVGTAQLALVARAHNVPVLVCCETYKFCERVQTDAFVSNELGDPDDLLCERGERVALANWQNHLSLRLLNLVYDVTPPELVDLVITELGMIPCSSVPVVLRVKSGDQ, from the exons ATGACCCAAGAAGAGAAGCTGCAGCTtcggaaggaaaagaaacagcagAAGAAGAAACggaaggaggaaaagggagcGGAACCAGAAACTGGCTCTGCTGTACCTGCAGCCCAGTGTCAAG taGGCCCAACCAAAGAACTGCCAGGACCAGGCAGTCAGCTGGCTCCTGCTGGGGAGAAAGTTCCAACTGGTCGAAGTAAAGCTGAACTTCGTGCTGAACGGCGAGCTAAGCAGGAGGCTGAGCGGGCCCTGAAACAGGCAAGGAAAGGGGAACAAGGGGGGCCACCTCCTCGGGCCTGCCCCAGCACAGCTGGAGAAACCCCCTCAG GAGTGAAGCGTCTGCCTGAACACACTCAGGTCGATGACCTCACACTTCTGAGAAGGCTTGCTAAAAAACCAGAGCAACAACAG GTTCCTACACGAAACGATTATGGATCCAAAGTCAGTCTTTTCTCCCATCTACCCCAGTACAGCAGACAAAACTCTCTGACTCAGTATATGAG CATCCCGTCCTCTGTGATCCACCCAGCCATGGTGCGACTCGGCCTGCAGTACTCCCAGGGCCTGGTCAGTGGCTCCAATGCCCGGTGTATTGCCCTGCTTCGTGCCTTGCAGCAG GTGATTCAGGATTACACAACACCTCCCAATGAAGAACTCTCAAGGGACTTAGTGAATAAACTAAAGCCCTACTTCAG CTTCCTGGCTCAGTGCCGTCCTCTGTCAGCAAGCATGTACAACGCCATCAAGTTCCTTAACAAGGAGATCACGGGTGTGAGCAGCTCCAAGCGGGAAGAAGAG GCCAAGTCGGAACTTCGAGCAGCCATTGATCGGTATGTGCAAGAGAAGATTGTGCTTGCAGCTAAGGCAATTTCCTCCTTTGCTTGTAAGAAGATCAGTAATGGAGATGTGATCCTCGTATATGGATG CTCATCTCTGGTATCCCGAATTCTTCAGGAGGCTTGGGCTGAGGACCGGCGGTTTCGGGTGGTAGTGGTGGACAGCCGGCCACGGCTGGAGGGAAGGCACACACTACGTTTTCTGGTCCGTGCTGGGGTCCCTGCCTCCTACCTGCTGATTCCTGCAGCCTCCTATGTGCTCCCAGAG GTTTCTAAGGTGCTGTTGGGAGCTCATGCACTCCTGGCCAACGGGTCTGTGATGTCACGGGTAGGGACAGCGCAGCTGGCCCTGGTGGCACGAGCGCACAATGTGCCAGTGCTGGTCTGCTGTGAAACATACAAGTTTTGTGAGCGTGTGCAGACTGATGCCTTTGTCTCTAATGAGCTAG GTGACCCTGATGATCTGCTGTGCGAGCGAGGAGAACGTGTGGCCCTGGCTAACTGGCAGAACCACCTGTCCCTACGGTTGTTGAATCTAGTCTATGATGTGACCCCGCCGGAACTGGTGGATCTGGTGATCACGGAGCTAGGAATGATTCCTTGCAGTTCTGTACCTGTTGTTCTACGAGTCAAGAGTGGCGACCAGTGA
- the EIF2B4 gene encoding translation initiation factor eIF-2B subunit delta isoform X6 has translation MVRLGLQYSQGLVSGSNARCIALLRALQQVIQDYTTPPNEELSRDLVNKLKPYFSFLAQCRPLSASMYNAIKFLNKEITGVSSSKREEEAKSELRAAIDRYVQEKIVLAAKAISSFACKKISNGDVILVYGCSSLVSRILQEAWAEDRRFRVVVVDSRPRLEGRHTLRFLVRAGVPASYLLIPAASYVLPEVSKVLLGAHALLANGSVMSRVGTAQLALVARAHNVPVLVCCETYKFCERVQTDAFVSNELGDPDDLLCERGERVALANWQNHLSLRLLNLVYDVTPPELVDLVITELGMIPCSSVPVVLRVKSGDQ, from the exons ATGGTGCGACTCGGCCTGCAGTACTCCCAGGGCCTGGTCAGTGGCTCCAATGCCCGGTGTATTGCCCTGCTTCGTGCCTTGCAGCAG GTGATTCAGGATTACACAACACCTCCCAATGAAGAACTCTCAAGGGACTTAGTGAATAAACTAAAGCCCTACTTCAG CTTCCTGGCTCAGTGCCGTCCTCTGTCAGCAAGCATGTACAACGCCATCAAGTTCCTTAACAAGGAGATCACGGGTGTGAGCAGCTCCAAGCGGGAAGAAGAG GCCAAGTCGGAACTTCGAGCAGCCATTGATCGGTATGTGCAAGAGAAGATTGTGCTTGCAGCTAAGGCAATTTCCTCCTTTGCTTGTAAGAAGATCAGTAATGGAGATGTGATCCTCGTATATGGATG CTCATCTCTGGTATCCCGAATTCTTCAGGAGGCTTGGGCTGAGGACCGGCGGTTTCGGGTGGTAGTGGTGGACAGCCGGCCACGGCTGGAGGGAAGGCACACACTACGTTTTCTGGTCCGTGCTGGGGTCCCTGCCTCCTACCTGCTGATTCCTGCAGCCTCCTATGTGCTCCCAGAG GTTTCTAAGGTGCTGTTGGGAGCTCATGCACTCCTGGCCAACGGGTCTGTGATGTCACGGGTAGGGACAGCGCAGCTGGCCCTGGTGGCACGAGCGCACAATGTGCCAGTGCTGGTCTGCTGTGAAACATACAAGTTTTGTGAGCGTGTGCAGACTGATGCCTTTGTCTCTAATGAGCTAG GTGACCCTGATGATCTGCTGTGCGAGCGAGGAGAACGTGTGGCCCTGGCTAACTGGCAGAACCACCTGTCCCTACGGTTGTTGAATCTAGTCTATGATGTGACCCCGCCGGAACTGGTGGATCTGGTGATCACGGAGCTAGGAATGATTCCTTGCAGTTCTGTACCTGTTGTTCTACGAGTCAAGAGTGGCGACCAGTGA